The following coding sequences are from one Arthrobacter crystallopoietes window:
- a CDS encoding O-antigen ligase family protein codes for MNVSSSAAGDIRPGGEILIPVLAILLAFGKAPLLLNSKILSFALVILEILISQTLSIVLAAAVGIAFGLILNWRHTSLTLRALSLIAVLTTALLAGGAIGSESRFNLLARADEASANYRVTEMATVGRIVSEDPITMLIGSGPGSMVIFSGEDISEKKRDTHNVYVNILLKSGSIGILLFSIPYFTLCVRLYRTNHPLARSMIAVLAAIAFVSISVPFLWSSGGLLALLAIVTAARWPHPPKSWLTEKGADATRRKTL; via the coding sequence GTGAATGTGTCGAGCAGCGCCGCAGGGGATATCCGGCCAGGTGGAGAGATCTTGATCCCGGTTCTAGCGATACTTCTCGCCTTTGGCAAAGCTCCTCTCTTGCTAAATAGCAAGATTCTGTCCTTCGCCCTCGTCATATTAGAAATCTTGATCAGTCAAACACTTAGCATCGTATTGGCTGCTGCCGTTGGTATTGCCTTCGGTTTGATACTCAACTGGCGGCATACATCGCTCACGCTGAGGGCCCTTTCATTGATCGCAGTGCTGACAACGGCGCTCTTGGCTGGAGGAGCTATCGGATCCGAATCTAGGTTCAACCTTTTGGCTAGGGCCGATGAGGCTTCGGCCAACTACCGTGTCACAGAAATGGCAACTGTCGGACGTATAGTTTCGGAAGACCCTATAACGATGTTGATCGGCTCTGGACCCGGGTCAATGGTCATCTTCAGCGGTGAAGATATTAGTGAAAAGAAGCGTGACACCCATAATGTCTATGTGAACATTCTCCTGAAGTCGGGAAGTATCGGAATTCTCCTGTTCTCCATTCCGTATTTTACGTTGTGCGTCAGGCTCTATCGAACTAATCATCCGCTGGCCCGGTCCATGATCGCCGTACTAGCTGCCATTGCATTCGTCAGTATCTCCGTCCCCTTTCTCTGGTCTTCTGGCGGGCTCCTTGCACTACTAGCTATTGTGACTGCTGCCCGATGGCCGCATCCTCCCAAATCATGGTTAACGGAAAAAGGTGCCGATGCGACT
- a CDS encoding acyltransferase — protein sequence MKDNVTLMDSRAKLSHVRYWGCLYAATIVGRLPSHKLRNFFYRRFLGVTLPKNSILYWRARFFKPEGVVIGENSIIGNDAFLDGRNGILIGDNVNIASEVRIWTAEHDVASEAFEQTGGPVSIGDNAFIGSRVTILPGVAIGAGAVIGAGAVVTKDIPEWTIAFGIPAKPVKERPRVAYRLDTSRRALFQ from the coding sequence ATGAAAGATAACGTCACCTTAATGGATTCGAGAGCCAAACTTAGCCATGTCAGATACTGGGGCTGCCTGTACGCTGCCACGATTGTGGGACGTTTGCCCAGCCATAAACTGCGGAATTTCTTTTATAGAAGATTCCTTGGAGTCACCCTTCCAAAGAATTCAATACTTTATTGGAGAGCTAGGTTTTTCAAGCCAGAAGGTGTTGTCATAGGGGAAAATTCAATTATAGGCAATGATGCTTTTTTGGATGGTCGAAACGGCATATTGATTGGTGATAATGTAAACATCGCGTCGGAAGTTCGGATTTGGACGGCTGAACATGACGTAGCCTCTGAAGCATTCGAACAGACGGGTGGGCCAGTCAGCATTGGCGACAATGCCTTCATCGGGAGCCGAGTCACTATACTTCCAGGAGTCGCAATTGGAGCTGGTGCTGTTATCGGCGCCGGTGCTGTCGTCACAAAAGACATACCGGAATGGACTATTGCATTTGGTATTCCTGCAAAACCTGTCAAAGAGAGGCCACGCGTCGCCTACAGACTCGATACAAGCCGTCGTGCCCTCTTTCAATAG
- the rfbA gene encoding glucose-1-phosphate thymidylyltransferase RfbA produces the protein MRGIILAGGTGSRLHPITHGISKQLVPVYDKPMIYYPLSTLMLAGIQDILIITTPQDSDQFQRLLGDGSRFGINLSYKVQPSPEGLAQAFIIGEEHIGHDSAALVLGDNIFYGHGMGSQLQKYANINGGAIFGYWVADPTAYGVVEFSGEGRALSLEEKPLIPKSNYAVPGLYFYDNDVISIAKSLRPSQRGELEITDVNRIYLDQERLSVEVLPRGTAWLDTGTFESLNDASNYIRTIEARQGLKIGAPEEIAWRNGFVSDKELEELAKPLLKSGYGTYLLRLLEQEKTK, from the coding sequence ATGCGGGGAATCATTCTTGCCGGAGGAACCGGCTCACGCCTACATCCGATTACGCACGGTATCAGCAAGCAACTGGTACCGGTCTATGACAAACCTATGATTTACTACCCGCTCTCCACGTTGATGCTGGCAGGCATACAGGACATCCTCATCATCACGACACCCCAGGACAGCGATCAGTTTCAACGATTGCTCGGTGACGGATCGCGCTTCGGCATCAATCTTTCATACAAAGTACAACCGTCACCAGAAGGTCTCGCTCAAGCTTTTATCATCGGTGAAGAACACATAGGCCATGATTCTGCCGCTTTGGTCCTCGGTGACAACATTTTTTACGGCCATGGCATGGGGAGCCAGTTGCAGAAGTATGCAAATATCAACGGTGGAGCCATTTTTGGATACTGGGTGGCTGACCCCACAGCCTATGGCGTGGTGGAGTTCTCGGGTGAGGGCCGCGCTTTGTCTCTCGAAGAAAAGCCGCTCATTCCAAAAAGCAACTATGCGGTGCCAGGACTCTATTTTTATGACAACGACGTTATCAGCATCGCTAAAAGCCTTCGCCCCTCACAACGGGGTGAACTTGAAATAACCGATGTGAATCGAATCTACTTGGATCAAGAGAGGCTGTCGGTCGAAGTCCTGCCTCGCGGTACTGCATGGCTCGATACCGGAACATTTGAATCTTTGAACGATGCCTCCAATTATATCCGCACAATTGAAGCCCGCCAGGGTTTGAAAATCGGGGCACCCGAAGAAATTGCATGGCGTAATGGGTTTGTCAGTGATAAAGAACTGGAAGAACTGGCAAAACCCCTCTTGAAAAGCGGATACGGAACGTATCTTCTTCGTCTCCTGGAGCAGGAAAAAACGAAGTGA